The DNA segment CTGTCTCCCATTCCTAAATTGCATGAAGATAAACGCAAGGCAAACAATGAGCACTTGGAGCAGCAGCCATCTCTCAAGAAGATAGCGACAGATGGCCCAATGGATGTGGTGCCAACCAACTTGTCATCTAACATGCAACCGCCAGAAACAAAAGGTCCTGTTCCTTCGACTGATCCTGACATGGGCCCATCATCATCTTCCAGGCAGATACCTCATGGAAACATTTCAGATAGCAGAGATAGAAAAGGTAAGGGTGATAGTCGAGCTTTGAAGATGTCGGCTGTCCTCACCCAAacttggagggatgacttgaaATCTGGGCATCTTCTGGTATCGCTGTTTGAGTTGTTTGGTGAAAGCATTTTGCCCTTCATTCCAGCTCCTGAGATGTCTTTGTTCTTGTAACCATTCCGacagaaagattaaaaaatctGTTGCTGCCATGGTATATAATTCATGGAATCGCTTCAATTCAAGAAAAAAGCTTATTTCTAATGAATTATTACAGAAGTTTTTGGTTTTGTGTGGTTCCCATCTCACCAATTCAAGCTCTGAAAGGGCAAGGAGGTATCAATAAATGACTTGTGAAAAGGAGATCCTTACGTTTTCGTTGAGTAATAAGCAAGCTTGGAAAGGCCAGTTGTTTTCACCCAAAATATAGAAATTCTAGATTTTCTTCATTAGTTATAACCAGCAATTACATGGAAAGGAGAGCAAAAACATGGCGTTCAATTGAGAGAACATATAGAAAAATAAGTCCGCTAGCGATTCAAATACCTCAACAAAATCAACAAACAATTCAAGCATCCATTTTCATGGCTTCCCTTTCAACAGCTTTCTTCAGGAAGCTGTCCTCCTCCAGGACCATCTGAACAGGCAGGAACCCCAACCCGTTGGCCATGGCGAGCATCATTCGTTTGGTCTCCTTCTTGAACTCCTCCAAATCCACAGCACCATTCGCATCATGATCGAACTTCACAAACAGGGAGTCGTAGACGTGAGCAAGCTCATCTGGATCTCTTTTAACATCAATGCCGAAGTGTGTTTCAAAGACCCTCAGACTCTGAAACTCTTTCAGCATCTCTGCATATGAGAGGAAGCCATCATGATTTGTGTCAAGATTGGAAAAGCGGTCATGGATCAAACCATTGAATGCTTCTTCATCTTCCACAAAGCTGACAATGGTGGCACCGTCCAACACTTCCACACTCATTCTCTCTTCTGCTCCTGCGCTCAAACTGGCTAGTATCCAAGAAAAGCTCTAACCCAAGAACCAAGTAGTAAAAAagcttttgattttgatgaaaatgaagGATGCCATGGTTGCATATATATAGCTGAATATTAGATTAGTAGAGAAACAACCGTTAAACTTCTTGCAAAGTGATATGCTGGTTCAAACACACCGAAAGTACTTTTCAGCCTATTGTTTCTTTATTGTGCCTCTGGTTTCTGAAAACTCCCACGCAAACCAAGCTAATGGGAAGGCTCTCGTAAATACCATCATCACTATGTCGGTGAAACTGTATCAACATGTAGAAATTAGGTTCtacatgaaaatattatatattcaatctcaaaaaaTCTGCTATTACATAACAAATATGACTTTTCATATGGGTCCCCGTGTCTTTGGAAATTAAACAATAGGCTCATCTGATATGTAGATAGTCAGAAACCAACATGTAATATTGTAACGTACATTTTGGAAAACAATAGGCTGAGTTGATGTCTAGAAAGTCAGAAGCCGAAAGGACTTGACCAAGTCAAAGACGAGTAACTTTTTCGGTTAAGACGATGCGCCAAACCTGAATATGAAAATCAATGTGCCCACAAAATGGACATTTCTGTGGGTCCTCTTGTTTTTCTTACCCACCACTATTCCACCGACTTCCTCAAAAGTAAACCAGCATAGTACATAACGTGGACTTAGTATACCTACCACACGAAATGACTTCATTAGTCATTATAATGTTGAACACATTTGGAGGAAAAGTGGAAAACACATTCTTGTTATAGCATCGTATCTTCGTTAGATTCGATAGATGCCTATCGATATTCTAGAATTTTCCTATCGAACAAACACTCAGTTCAATTCCATCTCAACCACTTTTCAAGAAATTATGCGGTCCTCCTCTAGGACAATTTGGAGTACTGCAATAACCCCTACCTAAGAATAGATTTCTGGGTCTTGCAGACGCTATGGGATCTAATCTTGTGCAATATTCTCTGGCCGGTATAATTCTTtcagattttgaaaataattctttcagattttgtttttgaaaacaaaagccAAGAGTATTTTTTCAAGATATTGCTTAAAAATTGtgtaaatttttaagaatagagaATCTTTCTTTATCTTCTCACTGCATCAAAATATATTCTTCAAAttgatttcaagaaaaaaaaaaaaaaaggttgaattcACAAATGTGTGATTTTATTCATCCGAAAGAAGCGCTTTTCAATCAGGTGTGTAAAGACGTACAAGAATATGAATCTCTACTGCCACTACAACTTCTAAGGTCCCATCATCTTCACCAACACAAATCAAAGCCCTCTACTACCTACGTAAGTTTGAAGAGAAAATTAAGGAAACAAGAATCTAAATCAGATTACGGCACCAGTTTGGTGGATTCCCATTCAACAGCTTTCTTCAAGAAACTGCCCTCTTCTAGAATCATCTGCAAAGGCAAGAGCCCTAACCCATCAGCCACGGCCAGCATCATTCTCTTGGTCGCAGTCTTGAAGTCCTCAAAATCCAACACCCCATTTGAGTCACAATCGAACTGCGAGAACAGAAAGCAGTAGACTCCAGCAACTTCATCTGGGTCTGTCTTCACATCAATCCCAAACTCGGTCTCAAAAACCCTAAGACACTGCAGTTCTTTCAACATCTCCTCGTAGGAAAGCACACCGTCTTGGTCTTCGTCAAGAGCGGCAAAGCTGTCATGTACCCAACTGTTGAATGcttcttcatcttcaacaaAGCCATCAATGGTGGCACCATTCAGAATTTCTACACTCATGATGGAAGCTCTTCTTCTAATCGCTACTCTTCTGCGGAAGTTTTTTGGACTAGAGAACAGAATGTATATCGGAGACGTTGATTTCGATGAAAGTACAGACGGGCTtgtactcatatatatatatatatattgttgtagAGTTTGTGCAGATATCTATTTGTAATCGGTTTCTATTTCCTATATTGAATACAGTTATATTCTACTGAAAATATTTgtattccttttcttttagggTACTAGTTAGATTTAGAAACtttctaaaatatttgtatttccTTCTCTAAGATGGTTCTTGCTAGATTTAGAAACTTCATGAATTTTGCGTTTCTTTCTAATGTATTTAATTATGTTGAAATTATAATCCCacttaaaatcaaattagaagaattttaagaatttaagaaatattagaaattgtTATTTACTTAGGtttcttattataattaaaacttTTTGTCTAGGAATTGATGTCCTAATATAAGTATGATTAGTTTATTATCAATAGACTTGTTATTATGTTGAGAAGTAGAGtgcaataaattttattttagcaaACTATTATTAATACCCAAATGTGTGGTTCCAACAATTGGGATTAGAAAAAGTGAAATGCCAAATCTGAGATAGAATACTAGGAAAAATGCAAAATCACAAGAAAGTTGCAATTTTGTTAGTGAAATTATGGttacaaataataattcaattcatatttgacttccaaaatttaaaagcaaGAATTTTGATAATTAGTGTAATCGTATGTGCGTCTTATTTAGATCTCAAGATTTATGGGATCTAGTAAATATCAGTTACAATGAAATGATCAATTCAAAAGAATTCGAGGCACTATCAAAGGAGTAAAAAGATTCATTGAAAGATTCTtgaaagaaagattaaaaaacaCCTTATGCAATATTCCAAGTAGTAGATGAATCCATATTTGAGAAAATCTTATAAGTGAAAACATCAAAAGAGGCATgagttattttacaaaaattatataaaggTGATGAACGTGTTAAGTGAATGAAGTTGCAAACATTAAGATGTAAATTGGAGTCTCTTCGCATGAATG comes from the Vitis vinifera cultivar Pinot Noir 40024 chromosome 12, ASM3070453v1 genome and includes:
- the LOC100258604 gene encoding uncharacterized protein LOC100258604; protein product: MSVEVLDGATIVSFVEDEEAFNGLIHDRFSNLDTNHDGFLSYAEMLKEFQSLRVFETHFGIDVKRDPDELAHVYDSLFVKFDHDANGAVDLEEFKKETKRMMLAMANGLGFLPVQMVLEEDSFLKKAVEREAMKMDA
- the LOC100263732 gene encoding uncharacterized protein LOC100263732, with protein sequence MSVEILNGATIDGFVEDEEAFNSWVHDSFAALDEDQDGVLSYEEMLKELQCLRVFETEFGIDVKTDPDEVAGVYCFLFSQFDCDSNGVLDFEDFKTATKRMMLAVADGLGLLPLQMILEEGSFLKKAVEWESTKLVP